From one Streptomyces sp. NBC_01478 genomic stretch:
- a CDS encoding GNAT family N-acetyltransferase, which yields MNIRPVPFDHPDAVKLNDQVQAEYHERYGDGGDATTLDPSDFEPPRGVYLIAYDEHDDPVATGGWRSQNANGEGNEDGDAELKRMYVVAHARGLGLARRMLAALEENARTAGRTRMVLETGTKQPEAIALYTSSGYEPCVRFGYYRFHEDSRCFAKGL from the coding sequence ATGAATATACGCCCCGTCCCCTTCGATCACCCCGATGCCGTCAAGCTGAACGACCAGGTCCAGGCGGAGTACCACGAGCGCTACGGCGACGGCGGCGACGCCACGACCCTGGACCCGTCGGACTTCGAACCCCCGCGCGGGGTGTACCTGATCGCGTACGACGAGCACGACGACCCCGTGGCCACCGGCGGCTGGCGCTCCCAGAACGCCAACGGCGAGGGCAACGAGGACGGCGACGCCGAACTCAAGCGCATGTACGTGGTCGCACACGCCCGCGGCCTGGGCCTCGCCCGCCGCATGCTGGCCGCCCTGGAGGAGAACGCCCGCACGGCCGGCCGCACCCGCATGGTCCTGGAAACCGGCACCAAGCAGCCGGAGGCCATCGCCCTCTACACGTCCAGCGGCTACGAGCCCTGCGTGAGGTTCGGCTACTACCGCTTCCACGAGGACAGCAGGTGCTTCGCGAAGGGGTTGTGA
- a CDS encoding DNA cytosine methyltransferase, translating into MPERPSQQHGLFDPSAQSDEAEGPVVPSRIRTVYAFHQPRELTEAQREKFRKMSRDSREARRSALAGEGPEPIHEINVPNYRPLDFMPLREGGTLSSLSLFSGGGGLDLGVERAGFTHTASFELMDEAGDTLRKARSDWTVYSGDDEGDVRGIDFKPWRGKVDLLHGGPPCQPFSNAGRQQGHLDERDMWPQFVRAVKEIRPAAFIGENVPALASPKFSEYVSENIVAPLSGSYHIEQVILQASDFGVPQLRRRVFFVGFRTKKMANAWKAPEPTHFWGDASTAGGQKCMGLRQALGLPDIGVDDLSPTIRSSLTGPRHTTSILNSVAAQRKFESLEVWPNGVAADRAAARAFVAKHGHFRLSVPDVALIQGFPEDWPFVGATYMALGQIGNAVPPPLAYAVASSVLDAFSK; encoded by the coding sequence ATGCCCGAACGTCCCAGTCAGCAACATGGCCTCTTCGACCCTTCTGCACAGTCCGACGAGGCAGAGGGACCAGTTGTGCCGAGCAGAATTCGCACCGTCTACGCCTTCCATCAGCCTCGTGAACTGACAGAAGCGCAAAGAGAAAAATTTCGCAAGATGTCACGCGATTCCCGCGAGGCGCGGCGCTCTGCTTTGGCCGGGGAAGGCCCAGAGCCCATCCATGAGATCAACGTCCCCAATTATCGGCCGCTGGATTTCATGCCCCTGCGCGAGGGCGGCACGCTGAGTTCCCTTTCGCTCTTCAGCGGTGGTGGTGGGCTTGACCTCGGTGTGGAGCGCGCCGGTTTTACCCATACCGCTTCATTTGAGCTGATGGACGAAGCAGGTGACACCCTCCGCAAGGCTCGCAGTGACTGGACTGTCTATAGCGGAGATGACGAGGGCGATGTTCGGGGCATCGATTTCAAACCGTGGCGCGGAAAAGTAGATCTGCTTCACGGCGGGCCGCCCTGCCAACCCTTTTCGAACGCGGGCCGTCAGCAAGGGCATCTGGACGAACGTGATATGTGGCCCCAGTTCGTCAGGGCGGTCAAGGAGATCCGCCCGGCGGCCTTCATCGGGGAGAACGTTCCGGCGCTGGCGAGCCCGAAGTTCTCGGAATATGTGTCCGAGAACATCGTGGCGCCACTCTCGGGTAGCTACCATATTGAGCAGGTTATTCTGCAGGCGAGCGACTTCGGTGTGCCGCAGCTGCGACGCCGCGTTTTCTTCGTAGGGTTCAGAACAAAGAAAATGGCCAACGCCTGGAAAGCCCCGGAACCCACACACTTCTGGGGTGATGCATCGACTGCAGGCGGCCAGAAATGTATGGGCCTCCGTCAGGCGCTAGGACTTCCGGATATCGGCGTCGATGATCTGTCACCAACGATCCGGAGCAGCCTGACGGGGCCGCGCCATACCACTTCGATTCTCAACAGTGTGGCCGCTCAGCGGAAATTCGAGAGTCTGGAGGTCTGGCCCAACGGTGTGGCTGCCGATCGGGCTGCGGCACGGGCGTTCGTCGCCAAGCACGGCCACTTCCGGCTGTCGGTCCCAGACGTGGCGCTGATCCAGGGATTTCCCGAGGACTGGCCGTTCGTGGGAGCCACTTACATGGCACTGGGGCAGATCGGCAACGCGGTACCGCCGCCGCTCGCCTATGCGGTCGCGTCGTCGGTGCTCGACGCCTTCTCCAAGTAG
- a CDS encoding ALF repeat-containing protein: MRQAAADALCGTDEDVVTFLRTGWDTAERRETRDGVTDLSTNSPYASVRTAAATALAGDDRTVSDFYTTGQYTAGAVDMEVEASKLVNAGGPEVQAAAKVALAGHAAALHDFIAVGQYMADRKDQLAATHVAQVTGLIAQADAISATARSNAWPSSQAAFAANGAADKAQDAANRAGDSAREASGYARDADASADQAQLSGPLRLHLVGVQGHALPGGAEHFACVPMAARRAPCTLRRDGMRSQRSRQRNGVAPELEPNSCPGHGDQDRSPSLCRPS, encoded by the coding sequence GTGCGTCAGGCCGCCGCCGACGCCCTCTGCGGCACGGACGAGGACGTCGTGACGTTCCTGCGCACCGGCTGGGACACGGCTGAGCGGCGCGAGACCCGTGATGGGGTCACCGATCTGAGCACCAACAGCCCCTACGCAAGCGTCCGTACGGCCGCCGCCACTGCTCTCGCCGGCGACGACAGAACCGTCAGCGACTTCTACACCACCGGCCAGTACACCGCCGGTGCGGTCGACATGGAAGTCGAGGCATCCAAGCTCGTCAACGCCGGCGGACCGGAAGTTCAGGCAGCCGCGAAGGTGGCCCTGGCCGGCCACGCCGCCGCTCTGCACGACTTCATAGCCGTCGGGCAGTACATGGCCGACCGCAAAGACCAGCTCGCCGCCACCCATGTCGCACAGGTCACGGGGCTGATCGCGCAGGCCGACGCGATCTCCGCCACAGCACGGTCGAACGCCTGGCCGTCATCCCAGGCCGCGTTCGCTGCCAACGGCGCTGCCGACAAGGCACAAGACGCGGCCAACCGGGCCGGCGACTCCGCACGTGAGGCATCCGGCTACGCCCGGGACGCGGACGCCTCCGCCGACCAGGCGCAGCTCAGCGGTCCGCTGCGTCTGCACCTCGTCGGCGTCCAGGGTCACGCGCTCCCCGGAGGGGCCGAGCACTTCGCCTGCGTGCCGATGGCAGCACGGCGCGCGCCGTGCACCCTGCGACGAGACGGGATGCGCTCGCAGCGGTCCCGGCAGCGCAACGGCGTGGCGCCCGAGCTGGAGCCCAACTCCTGCCCCGGACACGGCGACCAGGACCGGTCCCCCTCACTGTGTCGGCCGTCGTAA
- a CDS encoding FAD-dependent monooxygenase yields MNEPTPTTANPTTTDVLIIGAGPAGLTLACDLARRGIGFLLLERSTTPSTASRAKTIQPRTMEVVDDLGVAGRVLTQGRVNVPTRRYDREQVVSEAVELAGGAHTTDAPYPPVWLSQPRFEQILRDRLAELGGAIHWGSEVTDLQQDDDGVAATVTAGPDAGSRTVRARYAVGADGGRSTVRALAGIDMHGVSLTDQRWHLGDVRVTGLSRHCQHLWTSKEDGLLSLFPLPGTDLWQFQASIPADQAEPEEPSLELFRRIFAERATVPGVVIQDVAWLSLYRINVVLADRYRSGRILLAGDAGHIHSPAGGQGMNTGIQDAYNLGWKLAALLDGADPALLDTYEHERRPVARNVLDDSTTRLGNVMRTAAAGDGPSAQQGLTDDRTTGLGIAYTGSPLTHGPGAGVRAPDAPCRNADTGSPTRLFDLLRGPQWTLLSFGSDAVQQAPDGPRTIRVTTDLTATGANTVIDTDDLAHHAYRVTGDELVLIRPDGYIATRRPADDLAAVLALAATNGL; encoded by the coding sequence ATGAACGAGCCCACTCCCACCACCGCGAACCCGACCACGACCGACGTCCTGATCATCGGCGCCGGTCCCGCCGGCCTGACCCTGGCCTGCGACCTGGCCCGACGCGGCATCGGCTTCCTCCTCCTGGAACGCTCCACCACGCCCAGCACCGCCTCCCGCGCCAAGACCATCCAGCCCCGCACCATGGAGGTCGTCGACGACCTCGGCGTGGCCGGGCGCGTCCTGACCCAGGGCCGGGTGAACGTCCCTACCCGCCGCTACGACCGCGAGCAGGTGGTCTCCGAGGCGGTGGAGCTCGCCGGAGGTGCGCACACCACGGACGCCCCCTACCCGCCGGTCTGGCTCTCCCAGCCGCGCTTCGAGCAGATTCTGCGCGACCGCCTGGCCGAACTCGGCGGAGCCATCCACTGGGGGAGCGAGGTCACCGACCTCCAGCAGGACGACGACGGCGTCGCCGCCACCGTCACCGCCGGGCCCGACGCGGGCAGCCGCACCGTGCGCGCCCGCTACGCCGTCGGCGCCGACGGCGGACGCAGCACCGTCCGCGCGCTGGCCGGCATCGACATGCACGGCGTCTCCCTGACCGACCAGCGCTGGCACCTGGGCGACGTCCGCGTCACCGGCCTGTCCCGCCACTGCCAGCACCTGTGGACCAGCAAGGAAGACGGCCTGCTGTCGCTGTTCCCGCTGCCCGGCACCGACCTGTGGCAGTTCCAGGCATCCATCCCCGCCGACCAGGCCGAGCCCGAGGAGCCGTCGCTGGAGCTGTTCCGCCGCATCTTCGCCGAGCGCGCCACAGTCCCGGGCGTGGTCATCCAGGACGTCGCCTGGCTCTCCCTCTACCGGATCAACGTGGTCCTGGCCGACCGCTACCGCTCCGGGCGGATCCTCCTGGCCGGCGACGCCGGCCACATCCACTCCCCGGCCGGCGGCCAGGGCATGAACACCGGCATCCAGGACGCCTACAACCTCGGCTGGAAGCTCGCCGCCCTCCTCGACGGCGCCGACCCGGCCCTGCTCGACACCTACGAGCACGAGCGCCGCCCCGTCGCCCGCAACGTCCTGGACGACAGCACCACCCGCCTGGGCAACGTGATGCGCACGGCAGCCGCCGGCGACGGCCCCTCCGCCCAGCAGGGACTCACCGACGACCGCACCACCGGCCTGGGCATCGCCTACACCGGCAGCCCCCTCACCCACGGCCCCGGCGCGGGGGTCCGCGCCCCCGACGCGCCCTGCCGCAACGCCGACACCGGCAGCCCCACCCGCCTGTTCGACCTGCTGCGCGGCCCCCAGTGGACCCTGCTCTCCTTCGGGAGCGACGCCGTCCAGCAGGCCCCCGACGGCCCGCGCACCATCCGGGTGACCACCGACCTGACCGCCACCGGCGCCAACACCGTCATCGACACCGACGACCTCGCCCACCACGCCTACCGGGTCACCGGCGACGAACTCGTCCTCATCCGCCCCGACGGCTACATCGCCACCCGCCGCCCCGCCGACGACCTGGCCGCCGTCCTCGCCCTGGCCGCCACCAACGGCCTGTGA
- a CDS encoding MarR family winged helix-turn-helix transcriptional regulator, producing the protein MDPLSKTATGLLPHLLQLRTLLNRGQLYEQAVQEAGVALDRPAMTILVILDAAERPLRVGEIATRMQVVGPHVTRHLNSLEKRSIIKRVPDPEDQRARLIALTPSGQRIVQQYTAIVNGWFTAALAQWPDHDRTELIRLLTRLTGDLTTQFDAVAAGGTPARGED; encoded by the coding sequence ATGGATCCTCTCAGCAAGACGGCGACCGGGCTGCTGCCGCACCTGCTCCAGCTGCGGACCCTGCTCAACCGCGGGCAGCTCTACGAACAGGCCGTCCAGGAAGCAGGAGTGGCACTGGACCGGCCCGCCATGACGATCCTGGTCATCCTGGACGCCGCCGAACGCCCGCTGCGGGTCGGCGAGATCGCCACCCGCATGCAGGTCGTCGGACCCCACGTCACCCGCCACCTCAACAGCCTGGAAAAGCGGTCGATCATCAAGCGCGTCCCCGACCCCGAAGACCAAAGGGCCCGCCTGATCGCCCTTACCCCGTCCGGGCAGCGGATCGTCCAGCAGTACACCGCCATCGTCAACGGCTGGTTCACCGCGGCGCTCGCCCAGTGGCCCGACCACGACCGCACCGAGCTCATCCGTCTGCTCACCCGCCTGACCGGCGACCTGACCACCCAATTCGACGCCGTCGCCGCCGGCGGCACCCCGGCCCGGGGCGAGGACTGA
- a CDS encoding sensor histidine kinase yields MQWVLTLAVIVVGILTIRPMGFSGRGLTVAVLFVINSAALLARRLPESKVPQHLALVWLSLGVVAAAALIGAGRSGTTYLFAFFLAGHIGYRLETKPALVLAGICSLLCGGVLYFHLGPGHLLLPWALGLATGAPVLVGIVNRSQRRAVLAAIAAAESAERAARAEAQTAVLTERSRIARDVHDVLAHSLAGINMQLELADALIDTGDLEKVREANNKAHGLVKESLKQAQWTVHALREDSLPLLESLAAMLESSGHRGVLTVTGTVREVPVQVTQNLLRIAQEALTNAARHAPGGDAGVELTFAASSTTLRICNRPATREVTAGVGSGMGLIGMRERVALLGGTVTAGPVTEGPDQGGWQVEAVIPG; encoded by the coding sequence GTGCAGTGGGTGCTGACCCTCGCGGTCATCGTCGTCGGAATCCTGACGATCCGGCCCATGGGTTTCAGCGGCCGGGGTCTGACCGTCGCTGTCCTCTTCGTGATCAACTCTGCGGCGCTGCTGGCCCGGCGCCTGCCCGAGAGCAAGGTTCCCCAGCATCTCGCTCTCGTCTGGCTGTCCCTCGGCGTCGTCGCGGCGGCCGCTCTGATCGGCGCCGGCCGCAGCGGAACGACTTACCTTTTCGCCTTCTTCCTCGCCGGTCACATCGGATACCGGCTCGAGACCAAGCCGGCCCTCGTTCTCGCGGGGATCTGCAGTCTGCTCTGCGGCGGTGTCCTGTACTTCCACCTCGGGCCGGGGCACCTCCTGTTGCCCTGGGCACTCGGTCTCGCCACCGGCGCCCCGGTCCTGGTCGGCATCGTCAACCGCAGTCAACGCCGGGCCGTACTGGCGGCGATCGCGGCAGCCGAGTCGGCCGAACGCGCCGCCCGGGCCGAGGCCCAGACCGCCGTGCTGACCGAGCGCAGTCGGATCGCACGGGACGTGCACGACGTTCTGGCGCACTCGCTGGCCGGGATCAACATGCAGTTGGAGCTGGCCGATGCACTGATCGACACCGGTGACCTGGAGAAGGTCCGGGAGGCCAACAACAAGGCCCACGGCCTGGTCAAAGAGAGCCTGAAACAGGCTCAGTGGACCGTGCACGCGCTGCGCGAGGACTCGCTGCCGCTGCTGGAGAGCCTGGCCGCGATGCTCGAATCGTCGGGTCACCGTGGCGTTCTCACCGTCACCGGGACCGTCCGTGAGGTGCCGGTCCAAGTGACCCAGAATCTGCTGCGGATCGCCCAGGAGGCGCTGACCAACGCCGCTCGGCACGCTCCCGGGGGAGATGCCGGCGTGGAGCTGACGTTCGCCGCCTCCTCGACCACACTGAGGATCTGCAACCGCCCCGCCACCCGTGAGGTGACCGCGGGCGTCGGTAGCGGGATGGGGTTGATCGGAATGCGCGAACGCGTCGCTCTGCTGGGCGGAACCGTCACCGCGGGCCCGGTCACCGAGGGACCGGATCAGGGCGGCTGGCAGGTGGAGGCAGTGATCCCGGGATGA
- the sepX gene encoding divisome protein SepX/GlpR codes for MSSSGLIYAVIVGAWAAYLVPMWLRRQDELNEARPTERFSTAIRLLSGRAGMERRYAKDLRARSAEEGEPSAVVPDAVTDSVDVRAFAMPPARSQVRASVRQQSQERPEAAREPERGAGRESDRAVVREPERAAGRESAREAEREPVREPAREQVRDQAVNPAPQQVPAQAPKSASRPARKRVPVARRTPAEEAAAARARRVKVLARRRRTTVMLFLAFTLGAIVAAVGGLALLWAPGVPAVLLSGYIAYLRSQERRRFAYQMDRRQAEVAAQRLRERQPRRRASVDATIDDTEEGPESETDPGLSALAADRRALVEQTDHAEWVDQQRERQRRPGQGDSWDPVPVPLPTYVTAPVAPRATSDVDLGAPDAWSSARSSSVAPEQEAQSGARDDHDAGDVRDDARDEDGEDPSEDRTTADGRTDARRAASARRARERGRTPLFDQYEDGERPRAANE; via the coding sequence GTGAGCAGCAGCGGCCTCATCTACGCAGTCATTGTCGGGGCCTGGGCCGCCTACTTGGTGCCGATGTGGCTCCGTAGGCAGGACGAGCTGAACGAGGCCCGTCCGACGGAACGCTTCAGCACCGCCATCCGGCTGCTGTCCGGACGGGCGGGAATGGAGCGCCGGTACGCCAAGGACCTGCGGGCGCGCTCCGCCGAGGAGGGGGAGCCCAGCGCCGTCGTGCCGGACGCCGTCACCGACTCGGTGGACGTCCGGGCCTTCGCCATGCCCCCGGCCCGTTCCCAGGTGCGCGCGTCCGTCCGGCAGCAGAGCCAGGAGCGGCCGGAAGCGGCGCGAGAACCCGAGCGTGGGGCCGGGCGCGAATCGGACCGTGCGGTCGTGCGCGAACCGGAGCGTGCGGCGGGGCGTGAATCGGCGCGCGAAGCCGAGCGTGAGCCGGTTCGCGAACCGGCACGTGAGCAAGTCCGCGACCAGGCGGTCAACCCGGCACCCCAGCAAGTTCCCGCCCAGGCACCCAAGTCCGCCTCCAGGCCTGCCCGCAAGCGCGTCCCGGTCGCGCGGCGCACCCCCGCCGAGGAGGCCGCGGCAGCGCGCGCCCGGCGCGTGAAGGTGCTCGCGCGCCGCCGACGTACCACCGTGATGCTCTTCCTCGCCTTCACACTCGGCGCGATCGTCGCGGCGGTCGGCGGGCTCGCCCTGCTCTGGGCGCCCGGCGTGCCGGCGGTACTGCTCAGCGGGTACATCGCCTACCTGCGCTCCCAGGAACGCCGCCGCTTCGCCTACCAGATGGACCGGCGCCAGGCCGAGGTCGCCGCTCAGCGACTGCGGGAGCGTCAGCCGCGCAGGCGCGCCTCCGTGGACGCCACGATCGACGACACCGAGGAGGGCCCGGAATCGGAGACGGACCCCGGGCTGTCCGCGCTCGCCGCCGACCGCCGCGCCCTCGTCGAGCAGACCGACCACGCCGAGTGGGTCGACCAGCAGCGCGAGCGGCAGCGCAGGCCCGGCCAGGGCGACAGTTGGGACCCGGTACCGGTGCCGCTGCCGACGTACGTCACCGCGCCGGTCGCGCCGCGCGCCACGTCCGACGTGGACCTCGGGGCGCCGGACGCGTGGAGCTCGGCGCGCTCCAGTTCCGTGGCACCGGAGCAGGAAGCGCAGTCCGGCGCACGGGACGACCACGATGCCGGGGACGTCAGGGACGACGCCCGGGACGAGGACGGGGAGGACCCGTCGGAGGACAGGACGACGGCGGACGGCCGCACCGACGCCCGCCGCGCCGCCTCCGCCCGCCGCGCCCGCGAGCGGGGCCGCACCCCCCTCTTCGACCAGTACGAGGACGGCGAACGGCCCCGCGCGGCCAACGAGTGA
- a CDS encoding GNAT family N-acetyltransferase encodes MLVDGDIVLRPIKLRDQRDWREVNRRNRDWLRPWEATIPPPTPSGPIAHRPTYRQMVRHLRSEANSGRMLPFVIEYQGRLVGQLTVAGITWGSMCSGHIGYWVDESVAGRGVMPTSVALVVDHCFRAVGLHRIEVCIRPENGPSRRVVEKLGFREEGLRPRYLHIDGAWRDHLVFALTAEEVPEGLLARWQRARSRSTPHDNPA; translated from the coding sequence GTGCTGGTGGACGGCGACATCGTCCTGAGGCCGATAAAACTGCGTGACCAGCGGGACTGGCGCGAGGTCAACCGGCGCAACCGGGACTGGCTGCGCCCCTGGGAGGCGACCATTCCGCCGCCCACCCCCAGCGGGCCGATCGCGCACCGGCCGACGTACCGGCAGATGGTGCGGCACCTGCGGTCCGAGGCGAACTCGGGCCGGATGCTGCCGTTCGTCATCGAGTACCAGGGGCGCCTGGTCGGGCAGTTGACGGTCGCCGGGATCACCTGGGGCTCGATGTGCTCGGGTCACATCGGCTACTGGGTGGACGAGTCGGTGGCCGGGCGCGGAGTGATGCCGACGTCCGTGGCGCTCGTCGTCGACCACTGTTTCCGTGCCGTGGGACTGCACCGCATCGAGGTCTGCATTCGCCCGGAGAACGGCCCGAGCCGCCGGGTCGTCGAGAAACTCGGATTCCGTGAGGAGGGGCTCAGACCCCGTTATCTCCACATCGACGGCGCCTGGCGCGACCATCTCGTCTTCGCGCTCACCGCGGAAGAGGTGCCCGAGGGGCTGCTGGCCCGCTGGCAGCGGGCGCGCTCCCGGAGCACCCCGCACGACAATCCCGCGTAG
- a CDS encoding MogA/MoaB family molybdenum cofactor biosynthesis protein, whose amino-acid sequence MSPDDSAGGALPAPYRALVVTASNRAAAGVYEDKGGPLVTDGLKRFGFVVEGPQVVPDGRPVEAALRAAIEAGYDAVVTTGGTGVSPTDRTPEATRAVIDYEVPGIAEAIRAYGREKVPTAALSRGLAGVAGGTLIVNLPGSAGGVRDGLAVLEPLLAHAVDQIRGGDHPRPADTSGGAS is encoded by the coding sequence ATGAGCCCCGACGATTCGGCCGGCGGCGCGCTGCCCGCGCCGTACAGGGCCTTGGTGGTCACCGCCTCCAACCGGGCAGCCGCTGGGGTCTACGAGGACAAGGGCGGCCCCTTGGTCACCGACGGCCTCAAGCGCTTCGGGTTCGTGGTCGAGGGACCGCAGGTGGTCCCCGACGGCCGCCCGGTCGAGGCCGCCCTGCGCGCAGCCATAGAAGCCGGTTACGACGCCGTCGTCACCACTGGCGGCACCGGCGTCTCGCCCACCGACCGCACCCCCGAGGCCACCCGCGCGGTGATCGACTACGAAGTGCCGGGCATCGCCGAGGCCATCCGGGCGTACGGCCGGGAGAAGGTGCCGACCGCGGCGCTCTCCCGTGGCCTTGCCGGAGTCGCCGGGGGCACACTGATCGTCAACCTGCCGGGTTCCGCCGGCGGGGTGCGGGACGGCCTCGCCGTCCTGGAGCCCCTGCTGGCGCACGCCGTCGACCAGATCCGAGGCGGCGATCACCCCAGACCCGCCGACACCAGTGGGGGTGCGAGCTGA
- the moaC gene encoding cyclic pyranopterin monophosphate synthase MoaC — protein sequence MTEPFRGDTPGPLAQDRLTHIDDAGAARMVDVSGKDVTARTATASGRVLVSPRVVELLRGEGVPKGDALATARIAGIMGAKRTPDLIPLCHPLSVSGVKLDLSVADDSVRIRATVRTTDRTGVEMEALTAVSVAALTVIDMVKAVDKGAVITDVRVEEKTGGKSGDWSRT from the coding sequence ATGACTGAGCCTTTCCGGGGGGACACCCCCGGACCCCTTGCGCAAGACCGCCTCACCCACATCGACGACGCGGGCGCCGCCCGGATGGTCGACGTGTCCGGCAAAGACGTGACCGCGCGCACCGCCACCGCCAGCGGACGCGTCCTCGTCTCGCCCCGCGTGGTCGAACTGCTGCGCGGCGAAGGGGTCCCCAAGGGCGACGCCCTGGCCACCGCGCGCATCGCGGGGATCATGGGCGCCAAACGCACCCCGGACCTGATCCCGCTCTGCCACCCGTTGTCGGTGTCGGGTGTGAAACTGGATCTGTCGGTCGCGGACGACTCCGTACGGATCCGGGCCACCGTGAGGACGACGGACCGTACGGGCGTCGAGATGGAGGCGCTCACCGCGGTCTCTGTCGCCGCGCTCACCGTGATCGACATGGTCAAGGCGGTCGACAAGGGAGCGGTCATCACGGACGTGCGCGTGGAGGAGAAGACGGGCGGCAAGTCGGGGGACTGGAGCCGGACATGA
- the glp gene encoding molybdotransferase-like divisome protein Glp — MSTAANRTPGPDHLWTVDEHLEDILATVRPLEPIELQLLDAQGCVLVEDITVPVSLPPFDNSSMDGYAVRVTDVAGASEEFPAVLTVVGDVAAGRAEPLHVGPGEAARIMTGAPLPPGAEAVVPVEWTDGGLGDGPVTGMRARSQAPEAAGGQVQVYRPAEARAHVRATGSDVKAGDRALDAGTILGPPQIALLAAIGRGTVRVRPRPRVVVMSTGSELVQPDEQLGDGQIYDSNSFALTAAARDAGAIAYRVGAVADDAETLRDTIEDQLVRADLLVTTGGVSVGAYDVVKEALSSVGDEDEAGAGIDFRKLAMQPGKPQGFGSIGPDHIPLLALPGNPVSSYVSFELFARPAIRTLMGLDDVHRPTTRATLTTDKALTSPKGRRQFLRGTYADGEVTPVGGAGSHLVAALALADALIVVPEDVESVEPGTEVQVVLLR; from the coding sequence TTGAGCACCGCCGCGAACCGCACCCCAGGACCCGACCACCTCTGGACGGTGGACGAGCACCTGGAGGACATCCTCGCGACCGTCCGCCCCCTGGAACCCATCGAGCTGCAACTGCTCGACGCCCAGGGCTGCGTCCTGGTCGAGGACATCACGGTGCCGGTCTCGCTCCCGCCCTTCGACAACAGCTCGATGGACGGGTACGCGGTGCGGGTCACGGACGTCGCGGGCGCGAGCGAGGAGTTCCCCGCCGTCCTGACGGTCGTCGGCGACGTCGCGGCGGGCCGGGCCGAGCCGCTCCACGTGGGCCCCGGAGAGGCCGCCCGCATCATGACCGGCGCCCCGCTCCCGCCCGGCGCCGAGGCCGTCGTCCCCGTGGAATGGACCGACGGAGGCCTCGGCGACGGCCCGGTCACCGGCATGCGGGCCCGCAGCCAGGCCCCCGAGGCCGCCGGCGGCCAGGTGCAGGTGTACCGCCCGGCCGAGGCACGCGCGCACGTACGTGCGACGGGCAGCGACGTGAAGGCGGGCGACCGCGCCCTGGACGCCGGCACGATCCTCGGCCCGCCGCAGATCGCCCTGCTCGCCGCGATCGGCCGCGGCACGGTCCGCGTCCGCCCCCGCCCCCGCGTGGTCGTCATGTCCACCGGCAGCGAACTCGTCCAGCCCGACGAGCAGTTGGGCGACGGCCAGATCTACGACTCCAACAGCTTCGCCCTCACCGCCGCCGCCCGCGACGCCGGCGCCATCGCCTACCGGGTGGGCGCCGTCGCCGACGACGCCGAGACCCTCCGTGACACCATCGAGGACCAGCTCGTCCGCGCCGACCTCCTGGTCACCACCGGCGGCGTGAGCGTCGGGGCGTACGACGTCGTCAAGGAGGCGTTGTCCTCCGTGGGGGACGAGGACGAGGCGGGCGCCGGGATCGACTTCCGCAAGCTCGCGATGCAGCCCGGCAAACCCCAGGGCTTCGGCTCCATCGGCCCCGACCACATCCCGCTGCTGGCCCTCCCCGGCAACCCCGTGTCGTCGTACGTCTCCTTCGAACTGTTCGCCCGGCCCGCGATCCGCACCCTGATGGGCCTCGACGACGTCCACCGCCCGACGACCCGGGCCACCCTCACCACGGACAAGGCGCTGACCTCCCCCAAGGGCCGCAGACAGTTCCTGCGCGGAACGTACGCCGACGGCGAGGTGACCCCCGTAGGGGGCGCCGGATCGCACCTGGTCGCGGCCCTCGCGCTCGCCGACGCGCTGATCGTCGTCCCCGAGGACGTCGAGTCCGTCGAGCCCGGCACCGAGGTCCAGGTGGTCCTGCTCCGCTGA